The sequence below is a genomic window from Actinokineospora baliensis.
CCGCGCAAGACAGCGGCCGCGAACAGCGACGTGTTCTCCCGGAACCCGAGGTGCCGCAACCGGGTCAACAGGTACCCGACCACCAGGACCTCTTCAGCCCAAGCATTCCCCGCCGCGAGCAAGGTCAAGGCGAACGGCCGCCACCACGTGTCATCCAATGTGGACGGCGCGACCGCCAGGTTGATCCCCATCGCATACCCGACCAGGTAGAACACCAGCCCCGGCACCCCGATAAGGGCCGCCAACCCCACCCCACCCGCCGCGTCCCGCCCCTTGCGCCCACCGTCCAGTCCGACCTCCTGCAACCGAGTCCCAGCCCGGTACAGGAGATAAAGCCCCAACGCCCCCCAGGCGACCAGCCGAACAACCCCCAGCAGCTGCTTCACGAGGTCAAGCACCCCGACATCAGCCTGCGGAACATTGATCGCGATCGACTGCTGGCTCAACGCCACAGGCTGCAACAAGGCGTCCACCAACGACACCAAACTGCTCAACCCCGACAACCCGAGCGTGACCGCGAAGACGATCACCAACTCAACCCACACCAACCGCCGCTGCGCGGGATCGCTGATCAGCTCATCCCCCACCCGCTCCGGCGCCAGCCAAGCCCGCAGTCTCCCCACCCCCGCGAACCTACCCCCACCCTTCCGCCCCCCACCCCCTGCACCCACCACCCCCCATCCGACTGATTTCCCCACCCCCCACCCCCTCGACCAGCCACTCCCTCCATCCACAACCCCCACAACCATCCCCAACTTTCCGCCACCCCCCACCCCACCCCCACCCCCCGATAGACTGGCCCCGGGGATGCCCCCCAGAGGTGCGGTGGGGGATGTGGACTCGCGGGGAGGGTCTCCGAAAGAGGGCGGTGGGCGACGCGGCTTGGTGGGCGTGCGAGCTGACCAAGGTGCGGACGACACCCCGCTCACGGCCGCTCCTGGAAGCAGGAGTGCCAGAGCGGCTGGCCGATCCAATCCCGGAGTTGTCGGTGCTAACTCAGCTCACCGAGTGAACCCCGCCAGCTCAACCACGCTCGGAGGCTCCTGGTGCCAGCTCAGCCCAACGAGTCAGCTCCGGCCACCGCTCCCGGGAATCGCTGGTACCAACCCAGCCCGCCGAGTGAACCTCGCCAACCCGGCCACCGCCCCCCAGAAGCAGGCGTGCCACCCCAACACCCCGACTCCGACCACCGAATCCAGCCATCGCTCGCAGAAGTCGCCGGTTCCAGCCCACCGAGCCAACCCACCCGAACCCAACCCACCGGGTCAGCCCCGCCAGCCCGGCCACCGCTCCCACAAGTCGCCGGTGCCACCCCAACCCACCGAGTCAGCCCACCCAACCCAGCCCGCCGAGCCAGCCCCGCCACCCTGGCCGCCGCTCCCAGAAGCCGCCGGTGCCACCCCAGCCCACCGAGCCAACCCACCCAACTCGACCACCGCTCCCGGAAGTCGCTGGTGCCATCTGCTCGATGGGGTGGACCTGTTTTGTGTGGGGGAGCGGCAGTCGTAGCGTTATCGCGCGGACAGGGCCACGCTTTTCGGCCCCAGCTTTGCGGTCCTGCCACGGCTGTCGTAGGGGCCCCACGCAAAACAGGTCCACCACATCGAGCCTGCACTCAAATCGCGGACCCAGCGCAAGGCGCGAAGCGACGAGCCGAGCCGAACCGTCCTACCCCCCATGCCGACTAGCGAGGAACGGACACCCCACCAGCCGCCGCAACTCCGCACTCAACTCACTCGGATCACTCACCGGCCGCGAGAACGCCAACCGCACATCGTGATCCGCATCAATCGCCTCAACCCGCAGCCGCAGCCCGAACCGATCCAGCCCCAACGGCCGCACGTGCCCCCCACGCAGGTCCTCCGGCAAATGCCGCACCAGCGCCCCCACCACGTCCGTGTGCGAGAGCTCCAAGTGCCGCAGCCACCCCGCCTCAAACGACGCGAACGGATCCGGCGACGCCTGCGCGAACGCCTCCACGGCCACCGAGTGCGACCCCTCCGCATCCGCCAGCACCAGCGACGCGGGCATCAACCGCAACAAAGCTGCACCATGCCCCAGATCCAGCAACCGCGGATCCGGACGCTCCTCGGCGATCCGCACCGCAAGATCACGCGCCTCGTCATCCCCCAACGCGCGCAGCCACCCCGTGATCCACAGCAGTCCGCGGACCGGTTCCCGCAGCGGCACCGGCGCCGTGTCCGCGAGTTCGACCATCGTGGCCAGTTCGCCGCGCGGGGCTTGCCACGCGGAGCCGACGAGTTCGTGGTCGGAGGGTAGGAGGACGCTCACCGAGCTGTCGGCGTGCACGTGGTGCAGCAGGGGGACGACCCGGTCGGCTTGGCCCTGGTCGGCGGCCGGGACCAGCGTGGCGCGCCCGCCGAGTGCGGCGATGGTGCGCGCGCGTTCGGCCGGGTGCGGGGCTGGCGGACGTGGTGCGTCCGTTCTGCTCACGGCTCACCTCCTGAGTTAGGTCACCCTAACTTGCGGGCGGCCCCGCTGGGAAGTCGTCGGACCGGGATCCCACGAACTGGCTACGCTGCGCCCGTCCACCACCTGGAGGGGTACATGAGCGAGGCACCCGCGGTCGCACCACCGACCGACACGCCCGCGGTCGAGGACCTGGCCACCGCCAAGGCGCTGACCGCGCTCCGCCTGCCGTTGATCGGGCTGCCGCTGGCCGCCGCCGTCTTCGCCGTCCCGGCCGTCTGGGTGGCCTCGGCGGGTGGGGGTTGGATCGGGATCGCGGTGCTGACCATCGGCGCGCTCGCGTTCGTGATCACCGCGATCCTGGCCGTGATCATCACCGGTTTCTGGATCGGTCCCGCCGGGCGCCTGCTCCGGGAGCAGCCGTGGCGGGCGGCATCGGTCAAGGTCTATAGGCCGAGCAGGGGCTTTCCTCGCGCGAAGCTGGTGGTCCAAGAGGCAGACGGGACGTCTGTGAGCCTCTTGGCGCCCGCGCTGCCGTGGGCGGCGCAGCAGATCCTCGCCCGCACCGGCAAGATCTGGCTGGTAGGGCCGGACGACAAGGGGTGGGTCGCCATCCGCTCTAGCGGCCTGGCGCTACCTCTAGGCCAAGCCCGAGTGACCCAGACAGACCTGTCGAGCGGCTACGAGATCACTGTCGACCAGCCCGACCCAACCCGCGCGTCCCTGGCCTCTGGTGACGCTGTCCTCGCCAAGGTGATCGCCACACCGCGTAAGAGGTCGCGCACGGACATGGTGGCGCCCGTCGTCCTCTTGGC
It includes:
- a CDS encoding CPBP family intramembrane glutamic endopeptidase, which encodes MGRLRAWLAPERVGDELISDPAQRRLVWVELVIVFAVTLGLSGLSSLVSLVDALLQPVALSQQSIAINVPQADVGVLDLVKQLLGVVRLVAWGALGLYLLYRAGTRLQEVGLDGGRKGRDAAGGVGLAALIGVPGLVFYLVGYAMGINLAVAPSTLDDTWWRPFALTLLAAGNAWAEEVLVVGYLLTRLRHLGFRENTSLFAAAVLRGSYHLYQGFGGFIGNLVMGLVFGRVWQRTGRLWPLVIAHTLLDFVAFVGYSLLRGKVSWLP
- a CDS encoding DUF2470 domain-containing protein; this translates as MSRTDAPRPPAPHPAERARTIAALGGRATLVPAADQGQADRVVPLLHHVHADSSVSVLLPSDHELVGSAWQAPRGELATMVELADTAPVPLREPVRGLLWITGWLRALGDDEARDLAVRIAEERPDPRLLDLGHGAALLRLMPASLVLADAEGSHSVAVEAFAQASPDPFASFEAGWLRHLELSHTDVVGALVRHLPEDLRGGHVRPLGLDRFGLRLRVEAIDADHDVRLAFSRPVSDPSELSAELRRLVGCPFLASRHGG